TTGTATTGGTTTTTGATGTCTAAGTTATTGTCATACTGAACCGGAGTGGTCCAGAGCTTAGCAGTCCTCATCCATTCCCTCTTCTCGCTAATGTCCTTTGACTCTTCAAACCCTATAGATGATTTCAAGCCACTTTTCAGTGGCATCAATTCTTCTACGACAGGGCATTTTCCACTTTTTTTCCACCTTAGGATCTCCCGTTTTATTATCTCAGTTGCTGCAAATCACCAACCATCAaacaaaagtttaaaaattaccaaaaaaaaagaaaaagaaaaagaaaaattaataaaaaacaaaataaagtatTTGAAGTCATCATCTCGACTAGTGTTTTGTAAACTGACCATCTTCTAAAAAGTGCATACAATGAGGAAGTTGACAATTGTAGGCGTCAATACGCCTTGTTTCTTCTTCCAATGCCTGGACATGAAATTCCAGGATCTTTACTTTCCTTGAAACATCATCGATTGTTGAAACGTCTACGAGGATTTGTGCTATGGTTTTTGGAACATAAATCCATCCCAACTCTTCATGAAATTCTTTGTAAATCTCAgccatttttatcttttttttttaaaaaaaaaaagaatttatatGTTATACAAATCTTTATGTTTTTGTATATTCTCTCTTTCCAATGGCTTTGCTGGTGCTTTATATGCATGGAGAGTGTGGGGTTTCTCCCATTTATATAGATGTGTGGAGCAAGTAGGGTGTAAAGTGTGAAATGTAAATTAGGGGCacaaaaggaaaaataatttgGGATTCTTAGAATCAAAAGATTCCTCTAGGTTTTGTGTATCACATTCTGGTGGGGCAGCATAAATTGGTGAAATTTTTGTAATAAGTTGTCTCCATGGTAGGATTTTCTTAATTagattttttcattatttaacaataatttgttttaatttttttataatacacAAACcagttgttaaaaaaaattatttggaaacacttttaaaaaacaaagcaaataattaatatttccaAATAGTATTTCACTTTAAATttaactcacacacacacacacacacacatatatatatatatatatctttttatatatatatatatatcttttatgTACATAACACGCGGGATGAAATACTATggtgaaaatttttgaaattgttttcaaaaatctgACTGGATAAGCGTTGAATTTTATTCGGTGTTTGTCAATTTCGCCCCTGGCTCGTGGGNGTGTGGAGCAAGTAGGGTGTAAAGTGTGAAATGTAAATTAGGGGCacaaaaggaaaaataatttgGGATTCTTAGAATCAAAAGATTCCTCTAGGTTTTGTGTATCACATTCTGGTGGGGCAGCATAAATTGGTGAAATTTTTGTAATAAGTTGTCTCCATGGTAGGATTTTCTTAATTagattttttcattatttaacaataatttgttttaatttttttataatacacAAACcagttgttaaaaaaaattatttggaaacacttttaaaaaacaaagcaaataattaatatttccaAATAGTATTTCACTTTAAATTTAACtcataaacacacacacacacacacacacatatatatatatatctatgtatgtatgtatgtatgacATTCTTTTATGTACATAACACGCGGGATGAAATACTATGgtgaaaaattttgaaattgttttcaaaaatctaaTTGGATAAGCGTTGAATTTTATTCGGTGTTTGTCAATTTCACCCCTGGTTCGTGGGATNCTTGGATTTCAACATTTTCATCTTCATTCATGATTGATGATTCATTAGATATTGAGGAAAATTTTAGAGATAGAATAAGATTTATTCATTCTTAAAAAGTCTCGTTCCTCCAAATAAATTGTGGATATATACGTTCATAAAACATAAGGCATAGACTcataaaataaagttttaaacGAAATTAAGAATTCAAAAATCACCCTGCAAATTGACCTAAATATAGGATTTTAGTTCTCCTATtagacaaaatttaatatcaatattGTCACGCACCGAGCCCgggcgcctgcgtgactgcacaatgagcccctatagcaactacttcgtattcgtcctcgctttacgaaaatgattaacccaaattgctatagaagtccattgtaagccataataaactcattttaaatctttgatttttcagatgtgggacaagggtatcataattacccctccttcagaacgcgacgtcctcaTCGCGGCCTGAtccctcgatccaccagcaccgagaatctagaggtggctcctacaggttcaagaggtggctcccgtcatgtagcactttgtcccgcaggttcaagaggtggctctcaTGCAAGTAGCACTTTGCtctgcatagcacttatttcccggtgttccatgccggtgaccggctctgataccattctgtcacgccccgagtccaGGCCCGCGTCTGCGTGACTGTACAATgagcccctatagcaactacttcgtattcgtcctcgctttacgaaaatgattaacccaagttgctatagaagtccattgtaagccataataaactcattttaaatcttgatttttcagatgtgggacaagggtatcataaatatgataaatttgtcCCGGTTTTtcacttttaataatttatttttcacttAAGGGAAAAAAACGCATTCGTAAACATTTGGCACAAAACTCAAACTCAAAATCATaggtttttattatttataattattttaaatttaaatattaatttgaagaAGTATAATTTTNGCATTCGTAAACATTTGGCACAAAACTCAAACTCAAAATCATAGgtctttattatttataattattttaaatttaaaaattaatttgaagagtataattttttatttcggtccttttataaaaaatatagaaacataactttgaaataaaattagaattgaaatattaaattgataattttatttgtgtattttttaaGTTGACACTtactatataaaaattttaacataaattttaaattatataaaatgcaTGGTAGAGTGTTTTACACTAGCATGAGgctcattatttttttatataataaatttgactaattttctataaattacATGTCTCTGCTCGTTGACTCGATACTATAGAGGGAGACTAAGTAAATATAAAAACAGCAATTGCAGCGGTAGCTAAATGTGATTACCGAAAAATAGCCAAATAATAAGTATGTTAATGACGGGGGAAAATGATTTGTTTCATaacacaattaaaataattggtagataaattgtaattttaatcttttaagttgatatattttagattttaatcttataacttgtcaaaatttggttttcattcagtaacttatttttttttcaatttttaattgtCTTTTAAAAAATGCCAAAATTATCTCTCTACACGAGTTATGCTTAATATATAATCATAGTAAAGTTAACATAAACGACAATCTCATTTTTTTGAATTGCGACCTTTAATTTTGTGTCTCCCAAAGCACAAGAATCTGAGATGAAAATACAGACATGTTTGgtaacaaattaaaatttggagGTCAATCTGAGATTCATTCATCCTTCTTCATACTTTCAAGACTCGGACAGGAATAAAATTCAGGATCGAAGAAACAAAAGGTCATGATAAAATTTCCTTGCAAATTCTACGAATTGATAAATATAAACCATGAGAGATTGAGAGTTGCTCTTTATAATTTTGGtttgttatattatattgtcAAAAACtttatctttgatttttttttttgcaattttactAATTTGTTTCGCGACAAAATCGATCATCAATGAGAGTGCTTGAGTGATACCTGATGCATCACCATTATGTCAGCGTCATGTGCAGGGGCAGAGCCATATGCTTGTTTACCCGGGCttggcccaattttttttaaaaaaatttaaatgtaaattttgtataattttggaataatatgatattagccaGGGTAgagcaatttaaaatattaaaagattttagagtttaaaattctagcccggcagagccatatttctggctccgccactggtCATGCGGagaaatgactaaaattgcGAGAAAAAAAAGTAATGaactaagattgaaatttgataacatagatAATTAAAAGCTCAAATATAAATGGTCAAAACCCATACACTCATAGCACGCATCGACTTTTATACTATTGTACGCTAAATAAAGATGTTGGCAAATGAAATTCTACACATTTTATAATGTTGGGTCATGTGTAATGAGAATATTTTCAAATCtaaattttgttaaataattttctATCACTTAGGTAACTTAAAATATAAAGGGTTTCTAAATCAATTCTCGTCGGATTTGATAATCATTTCCTAAATATAGCATATAGCTTATATTTAACGTAACACCATTTTACcgcattgaaaaaataaatgtgttatattattgattttcgAATTTAAGACGAATATTGTACTATGTTTGGATTGCTTTCTTTGGAGATATGGATATTCtttcttttctattttttagaAATGAATATCCTTTCTTATTGTACATGGTACTGTATCAGAAGACTAGCTAGTTAGGATTGTAGTTTTTGGATAAAGACTTTTTGATAATGCCCAAACAAATTCCCACCGCAAACCCCTTCCAGTTTACAGTTGTAGATTCGGATGTCATTAAGGCAATTAAGTCAGAAGTTGAAGAGATGAATGAATTTCCTTTTTCTGATAGAAATGATCCAGTTATGCATGCTATCAAAGAAATACGAGGGCAACCAAAGCCAGTGTATGCTGGTGTACCATGCTAAACTTTGTGATTTACCAAGGATtcaaaaaactttatttttaaaaacaaaattgacaaaaaaaaaattttctattttatctttatttaattcattcgaAAATAATTTCAGGTTTTCTAAAACTTAATTAAtagatatatattaataaaaaaaaatactacaaAGTATAAAAATTGAACAATACATTTGAGAAAACTATATACTATATTTTTCTCAATCATATAAATTGCATTTGTTTCTCCTAAACATATAGTTTAGTTATATATTtagtagattttttttaataaaataataaaatcttattaactaattttattaaataaaataaaaaaatttgcttGTAAACTCCATAATTACAATGCTTTTACTTGACGCGTACGAATAAATCTGTGTGTTCAAAACATAATGGATTACTGTAGATTCGATATTTAGAGTCTTCACGAAAATGgtaaatgctattttattttacaaaccAACCCCACACATATGGCATCGAGAGTGACGCTAAACTCTATCCAACCAAGGACATTTCAGTAATTCCACACCAAACAAGAACAACCCCCATGAACGTCAAAGGAGAGAGAATATTCATTCACAGAGTaaaaatcttcttcccgatcaGCACCGCGCTCAGCCTCGTCGTATACAGCTTCTCCCCAAACCACCACCTAACCGCCCGGGGGATCCCGCGAGACGACGCCGTTTCATCGAGCCTCGCTACTTTCTTCAGCGCTTTGCtggaataaatataaaaaacaaaacagaGAGATATTAATCCTATCCCTTTGGCCGACCACGGGAACAGGACACAGGAGAGTGAAATTACGGAAACGCCACTCAAGCCACTCCTTATAAGTGGACCTCCCCTGGGGCATAATCGATTTTatcgccaccacgattgggtcAACTGTTCCCGCAACCATCGCCGGTGGTGGTTACGCTGTCTTTTCGGTGGGGTCGAGTAATGCGAGTGAATCCAGTTACTGGATCCTAGGTTGAGTTCTGAGGGAGTTAGCGGCGGAGATGTATCGGCCGGCGGTTACGGTCGTGCCGGGCATGGACATGCCGATCATGCATGACAGTGATCGGTACGACCTGGTCCGGGACATCGGGTCGGGTAACTTCGGCGTGGCCCGGTTGATGAGAGATAAGCAGACGAAGGAGTTGGTTGCGGTTAAATACATTGAACGAGGGGATAAGGTTAGTTtcgtgatttttttttgtacttTTCGTATATGTTTTCCTATTGGGTCTCGGGGTTCTGGTTTTGGTAAGTACTGCTGCGCTTTAGTTCGGGTCCGATGTTTCTGTGGCCGCAATTATGGAATGTCTATTTTTGGAATTTTGTTGGTACGGTGGGAGTTAGGGATTCCAAAATCGATTTTGTCACTGGATACTGATGAAAAAGCTGCTGTTCCCGATACCGGATTgatgtttttttcctttttttgctGCTAAAATTGGAGATTATCGTTATATGATTAGTTAAGATCAGGAAGTTGAGATTCTGCTGCTCTGCATGTTAATCGGCTCTTCGGAGCCAGCTACTAGTATAATCTCGTTAATTTGTTAGTTTGAGGTTTGTACGTTGTTGTGATGAATGTTCATGGATGGACTACGGATGGGGTTGTGTAGAAGGTTTTCTAGTTTCAGCAATCTTATCTCTACTGCGTGTGGTgggattgttttttttaaaataattttgttgaagATTTGTGTTGGTTCTTACATTGTTTCATCTGTTCTAGGGAAAAATCTCCCTTTCTTTGTTGGTTAACGAACAACTCCTCTGTAATTGTTTTCCTCCACACCCCTACCTCTGTAATGGAATTACTTTTCAGATGTTCCATTTTTGTTTTTACTTAAGATAGTATCATTTTTAGTTTTCAAATCTTGGAATTATGAACTTTACTCACTTGGTCTTGTCATTCCATTTTCTGACTTCTGAGTAGTATTTCTTGATTTTGCCGCTAATTCTGTAACAGAGGACGCTCAAGTGGACATGTCTGAATTGTTTCCCCTATATTCTTTAGTTTGTAATCTCCTATCTTCCAAAGTACTGGTCATTTGCTTCATTACGGTTTAGTGATTTAGAGAGGCTTGGCAAGATCATCTTGAGATCCGGCTTTGGACTGATATGACAGATACCATCGACGTGAGAAATCTGTTGCTGGAGCTTGACATGCATATCGTAAATTCCTAATTATAAATTGACCTTTATTGACTGTGAGCATGTTTTCagaattaaaaatccatggaaatgccCACTGTATACATACTGATGTTAAAAGTTTTGTGGATAGGAAGTACGTAGAGAGGATAAGCTGGAACAGCAGGTCTCCATATATCACATTTATAATTTGTAGGAACAACGTGGTCTTTTGTGATCCTATAATCTTTTATGGGGTTAGCCTATGCTCCACAGGGAGAAATTTCTCTCCATATCTCAACACCATCAGATCATGTGGGTATCTCTGTTTTTAGTTGAAGTTAAGTGCTAAAATTTCACTACATCGTTGGTGAGAAACATTCTAGGAGTAGCTTGGAAAAATCTTGTTCTATGATAATCATGCTGGTGTTTCAAGGAACAAATTTTCCCAGAAAATGCATGTTATTCGACCTAAATAATGATGATTAATATTCATTCAATAACTGTTAAAAAGGTCTTTTCTGTCGACCGCTGGCGATTTGGAAGTTTATTTATGGTGGCACAGTTGTAATTTAATCCCTGAATTAAATCACGCGTTAAAAACACGTCACAAAAAAAGGAAGATGAAAATGATACTTTTTTCATTGTAAGATGAGAAAATGTTCATATCTACCACCGTTTAACTGGCACTAAACGACAATGTATTAGTCAGCATCAGTTATGTCTCCACCATCCTCCTGTTTCACACTCCATCAAAATGCAGAGAAAAGTACCCACTCTCTCTAACAATTGAAAATAGTAAAGTAAACGCCATCTACGGAATCAATTAATATAGTCCATTTGAAAACCAAGGcaaattttatctctaatttTTTCTGTCTTCTCATCATTTGTCATGGATGGCCTTTAAGTGTTGAGGGTGTGCTGATTTCTATTACTTCTAGGGCGCTTAGCAAGAATTCAGTTGAGTATATGGAGCCTGGAACCAAAAATTATTCTCCTAGTGACGTGCCAATCTTGCACGACAGTGATCGAtatgaatttattaaaaatatcggATCTGGTAATTTTGGGATAGCCCGGCTCATGAGGGATAAACAGGTTGATGAGCTGGTTGCGATTAAGTATATTGAGCGAGGCAGCCGGGTCAGATTTGCATTTTCATTGCAAAACATGTCTATTTGATCTCTTTATATTACCATTGaaacttgttttttttaacaacattagcgtttttattttttctaggAAATGTTGGGGTGCTAATTTGGCAATTAgcattcttattttttttctagGAAATGTTGGGGTGCTAATTTGGCAAGCGATAACACTGGTGGCAAATTACTGCATTTTCTTTCAATGATGACATTTTGAAGTACAATGAgggttttatatttttttgcttttaatttaataatgggtcatttatatatttcttgatttattattttatttgttttcttaGGCAAGACAGTCTTGCTATTTTCCTGTAAGTAGTTATTCTTCTCTTCTTTTGAGGGATGGACCAATTTGAAATATCCAGGAATGCAGATATCTTGGTGCTTATTCTATATCGTGTACTTTGATGTGTGTTTTGAACTCTATTTTTTAAGCATTAAAAGAAACTGTTGCATTAAAATAAGTTTCTTTACTGGAGATCTGGTTACGCTGAGAATAAAGCTATGTGCTCCATCTCAAATAGATTGTTATGTGATTTTTTTAGTGGCCATGGAATTTTAATTTTGCATCGGTTTCTATTTCTGCttcaatttatattttcttATCGTTTGTCCTTATGTCCTTTGCCTTGCCCACTGTTACTCACGTTTTATCAGCCGAGATCTAAACTTCATTATATCTATATTTTTGGGCCGGAGACCTGGGTTGGGATTATATAAATAATGCTCCAGCTATGACGGTTACATGTTGGTTTTATTCCAGATAGATGAAAATGTTCAGAGAGAAATCATCAATCACAGGTCTCTGAGGCATCCTAATATTGTTAGATTTAAAGAGGTTAGCCTCTGAATTCTCATTATCATTTTCGCATTTGCCTGACTTGTCATACCAGTGAGTTTTAATTTTATACTATTTTCAGGTGATTTTAACACCAACTCATCTGGCTATAGTGATGGAGTATGCATCTGGGGGAGAGTTATTCGAGCGGATATGCAATGCAGGACGTTTCAGTGAGGATGAGGTTCTTAATTTGCTCATATATGTTTGTTTTATGCAATGTGAGAATTGTGATCAGAGTTACTGTGGGTGTTTGTCACGCAGGCTCGATTCTTTTTTCAACAGCTTATATCTGGTGTTAGCTACTGCCATTCTATGGTATGAAAACCTTCTTTTCTATAGGGAAGCTAGTttcttgatttaattatttgcCGCCCTCCGCAGAATAGAAATCTGATTGATCTCTCATTTTTGTTGATGAAGCAAATATGCCATAGAGACCTGAAGCTGGAAAACACTTTATTGGATGGAAGCCCAGCTCCTCGGTTGAAGATATGTGATTTTGGTTATTCAAAGGTAATCTGAGATATACAAGTAAAATCCCATCTCCACACCCCCACCCCCTCCCATACCCACACCATTTGGGATCGAACAGAAGATATATTTCAGCTATATTTATATCTTCTTAGAGATATTTTAAAAGCCAATTTGAAACATAGTCGTCAGCTATCTTCTAATcattatttgatttttgatCATTATTGTGCTTTTACAGTCTTCTTTGCTCCATTCTCAACCAAAATCTACAGTGGGAACCCCTGCGTATATTGCTCCTGAAGTGCTACTCAGGAAAGAATATGATGGAAAGGTAAAACAATTCGGTggcttaaaaaaatttcacttaCCGAAATTGAAACATGCTATTTTCTTTGTGTGCGTGTGGTTTCATTTGAAGAATTTCTGTACCTTTTCTTCCAAGACCATTTGACATGCATTTTGGATGTTGTATAAACATTGGCTTAGccaaattttatttgtattagTTATATTGTGACATTGTGCGGAAATGGCAATGTGCTTGATTATTACCCAATTGCTTTTTGTTCCTCAAATTATTCTCTATCCCATTTGTCCTTTTATCTTTTGTTCATTGTTGGGGGCTTTGTTCAAAAGATGTATGATGCAATAAATTGTGCATTCCCGGCTAATTTTTTAATCTTGCATTTTATATTTACATCAACTAGGGAATAAGTAATGCATTGTTAAGCGAGTAATACAAATGTTAAAATGATGCTCCTGGTCATCTATATCAAATTTAGTGGTGAATTTCATGGAAAACCTATTACCAGACTTTGCTGATCTTGCTGCCGTAATGTAGTTCTATTATGTGCATGTGAGGTTGATTCTGGGTTTTAACCCTCCAATCATAGCTCTATAGTAAATTGACTATCTATTTTCGCTTGAGAACAGTTGTGAATGTAGTGGGAGAGATtgattattaatttgtttttatatcCCTTGGCATGTTTTGATTAAGGAAATATAAATGTGGTTTTAAGCCCTTATTGGATAATTTGGATGTATCATTATAGAGGACGCCTCCTGTCCTTGTTGGTAGGAAGTCTTCGTATGTTTAATACTAAACCCTGCATAACGATTTAAACAAATGCTGTTTACCAGTTGAACGACTTGACATATTGTCATTCCTTTTTACTACTCATGATTGATATTTGAATAGAGCTCATGCATCTTGACAACGCCTTTGCTTCAGATTGCGGATGTGTGGTCCTGTGGAGTCACACTATATGTTATGCTGGTTGGTGCCTATCCTTTCGAGGATCCTGATGAACCCAAGGACTTCCGAAAGACAATTCAAAGAATCTTAAGTGTTCAGTATTCGATTCCAGAAAATATCAATATATCCGAGGGTTGCCGGCATCTAATCTCAAGGATCTTTGTTGCAGACCCTGCACAAGTGCGTTATTTCAgctttttatttgatttagcaATTGATTTGCATCATCAACTCTTTTTGAGCAAGGGCAATTATTAATCTCAAATGATCCCCTTAAAGATGTCAGTCAAATGATCCCCTTAAAGATTGTGACATCTTCCAATTTGTGGGACCAAACTCAATTGACCTTACCCATAATATCAATCGTGGGATGGAGCCTATGATACTTTGTCAAATGTTATAACTAGTGATGCAAATGAAGTCTTTTGAAAcctagggatgtcaatgggtgGATTTGATTGGACCCTAGACTCGACCAAGATTACGAGGGGTCCATATATGACACACTTCGTTTGCATTTGATGTTTTTAACTAATACATCAACAAGAATTAAATAGGAAAATTCAAATTAAGTTG
This window of the Primulina huaijiensis isolate GDHJ02 chromosome 3, ASM1229523v2, whole genome shotgun sequence genome carries:
- the LOC140974391 gene encoding serine/threonine-protein kinase SAPK10-like; this translates as MYRPAVTVVPGMDMPIMHDSDRYDLVRDIGSGNFGVARLMRDKQTKELVAVKYIERGDKIDENVQREIINHRSLRHPNIVRFKEVILTPTHLAIVMEYASGGELFERICNAGRFSEDEARFFFQQLISGVSYCHSMQICHRDLKLENTLLDGSPAPRLKICDFGYSKSSLLHSQPKSTVGTPAYIAPEVLLRKEYDGKIADVWSCGVTLYVMLVGAYPFEDPDEPKDFRKTIQRILSVQYSIPENINISEGCRHLISRIFVADPAQRITMPQIANHPWFLKNLPADLMDERTMSNQFEEPDQPMQNVEVIMQIVSEATIPPAGLYNLDMMDDDMEDLDSDPDLDIDSSGEIIYAM